Within Sorghum bicolor cultivar BTx623 chromosome 2, Sorghum_bicolor_NCBIv3, whole genome shotgun sequence, the genomic segment AGAATGGCTTCCCCGAGTGTCTGATTTTTGACACTCAGAGAAGCCGGGGAATTTTGCCTCTCCCGTAGTGGGTGGCGGTCCGCTATCAGGTATGGTGCCGTGGGGTGAAACGCACTTCCCCCACCAAGCCGTGCTAGCCATCCAGGTTGGTGAACATtagccccattttgttgtgctaGAGAGCAAAGGACAGATACAAGAAGAGAGGAGGAGAGAGTGCGCCATTTATGAGTAGGACCCGTATATAAATGGGATGAGCTTTTATCAATCTACTGGGGCACATGTCCCCTATACTATACACTTTAATTTTCTTGATCCCGTATACTTAATTTTAAGGGAAACAAAGAAGCAGATCTGGTGGAATTGCTCTAACAATCGACAAGatgacatgttgaatcagtgaAAGAGGCAGCAGCAATTGCCCgcccaaagatgctgaaaaAGGAGGCTGTAAGCTTTGGTTTAGTTCAAGGGGGAGGTGACAGACCAAAGGAATATAAACTTGTTCTTGATTTTCCAACACCAGTAACGAACAATATTTTACTATGTAACATAGAATTTTAATGATAACATGTTTGCTCAAGAACAGTATTGAGTCTATGAAAGTGGAATAATGAATGCCATTATCAAAATGAGTGATCCTACTACCTAAAAGGAAGAAGGTGCTCTTGGTAGACTTGACTTAAAGGTCAAATGATGCTACATTTTAATGAAGAACTTGCATACATTTTTTAACAATGAAAATACGAATCAAGAACAACTATTATAGCAACGGAAAGTTGTAAGGCACTACTAGAAAAAGGAAGCCAATACTTTCATTCATAGAAATATATACAATCATTGCCAGAAATAAGAACATCACCGTTCTGAAAAGCAACAACTCAATTGTCCCATTCTCCTTTCCATCTGTCTCTTTTACTACAACCTTATGAAACAGTTCCAGTCTCTTGCAATTTTTCTAAGTACTTGTGTTCTTTATTAAGATGATAGGAACTACATTCTCtaaggacactcacaatgcagactctatcatagagtctaaagttatttattatctcgaacaatgtggacttagagtctaaataagactcgaagtcttattttttctacctctttcttcaatagatatgctgccacatcagcaaaataccataaataatatgtaattaattgtcttggactctgtaatagagtctgcattgtgagtgccctaaataGTTCTCTAGTAGAGTTATAGAGATATCCATTAGGCTTTCAAGTGGCTTTGGAAATGCTAAGCACAAGGTTTTTCTTTTGGCTTTTTGTTGaaggatagattaattatgataAGAGTAAATTGATGAATATCCAAAGTTAATTGTGTTCTATGCTCCAGTGCTTTTTGAGGAAATTGTTCAAGACAACAATTCTTATACAATGGTTTTGCCCAACATTGCTAGGATAACTTACAAGTTCACAACAATATATAGTCTTAGCCGTTGAATCTTTCCGGGAAGAAGTCATATATGCCCAACAAACATTTGTTGCCACAAATATAAGAGCATATTCCGATCACAATCTAAAATTATAGGCACATGTGTATTCTAATATCTTTCGCCAACATTTAGTTTATCAGCATGAAAAGCGTACCACAATGCATTGGGTTTATAGTTAGAAATACTCTTGAATACTTCCTCCATTcaagaaagaatcaattcctagaatctgtgccggtcaaactttttaagtttgactaactttatagaaaagagtaaggttaaaaaaattatagaaaagagtaacaacatctatgacataaagtgcacatcttatgaaaatatattttataataaatctaatgatactaatttaatACCAAAAATCTTACCCTTTTTCTAAAAAATtggtcaaaattttaaaaaatttgacttagacaactctagaaattgagaaTCAAACTTTTATTGCCATTAATGCTATATTAACATAAGACATTAACGATCAAGTTGTGCTCTTAAAGATTGCACAAGTCAAACCGTATTTTATGTTTTGGGATTTAGGGAGCAGTTAAAGTACCAAGTCAAATCATGGGTTATATTTTTGGATTTGGGAGGAAGGAGGCAATGAATGATGCAGTATACAAGTTGGCTGACGTATCATGCCAACTGAAGCTTAGAAATTATGCATCCATATGATACGTCAATGAAAATCCAGCAATTTTGTAGGAGTGCTTGGTTTCAGATTCATATAAGACCCAAGGCGTGTCAGTCAGCTGTGGCTGACCAGTTTTTAGATTGTTCGATGTGGTCGTGGCGTGCTAACTGTTTTGGTACTACCGTGGCGTGCTAACTGATGAGACTCTGTCACTAGCTGGTTGTGCATCACTTGACTAGGTCAATCTGTGCGTCCGAGTGTGCTTGCTGGTCAGAGAAGTCAGAAATGGCTAGCCTACGAGGGCCACGAGTTGCCTAGTGGTCAGTCCCAGGCTCCCAGCCCAAGACTATTAACACTTAACAACGGTTCTTGAGACCTCTATATAAACCTTCCTCCATCGCCTCATGATTCATCAGTTCATCACAACTAGCTCAACTCATCCTCTTACTGTCTTACAACGACACATTCTCTTAGAACCACCATTATTTGCTTGCAAAGCTCCAATGGCGTCCCAAATTGAGAGCCACCGCTCCGGCGCAGAGGTCGTCAGCGGAGACGACGCCATGTGCAGGAAGAAGTCTGTGGAGCTGCTGGAAGAGCTCAGCCTCCCCAAGGGTCTCCTTCCCATGGAGGACCTCCAGGAATTCGGGTACAACCGCGCCACAGGATTCATGTGGCTGGTGCAGCGGAAGAAGAAGGTGGAGCACACGTTCAAGAAGATCAAGCAGACCGTGTCCTACGCGTCTGAGGTGACAGCCTTCGTCGAGAAGGGGAAGCTGCGGAAGATCACCGGCGTCAAGACCAAGGAGCTGATGCTATGGTTGAGTGTGGTAGAGGTGTATGTTCCCGAGACATCGCCTGAGAATGTCACCTTTAAGACCGGCACTGGCCTCTCCGATAGCTTCAATGCCGCTGCCTTCGCACTCGGGGAGTAATCTAACTAATGTCGGGGAGAAATAATGCCTGGTGCAGGATCGTATCATATAGTATGTTGTCTTTCTTTCATGTTAGCAACTAATGTTCGTGAAGAATTGGAGTATGTTTGTGCAATTTCGTTTTTTTAGTTTGTACCATGTAATGTTTTTGGCAAAAGGAATTTCGCTTTATAAGAAAGTTGTAACTATCttttatgtttatatatataagtgcaTATGCACCAGTTTCATTCTTGCTCTGTTTTTTATGGCAGTGGATATCACTGAATTTATTTTCATAATGTGCAAGTTGTCAAACTCGGTCTCGCTTCATATATATTCCCTCTATTCCATAAAGAATGTCATTCTCACTTCCTCAAAAGtaaattattaatatttataatgcaTAATTAATGTCGTTAGATAAATCTTCAGATAAGCCCAGTGCACCTCCTCCTTCCTGGTAGGCATTGTCCTCCTCCCTGATGCCCGTGATGTGGCTTCCTCCTTGATACCCGACATGTGGTCTCTGGCGAGCAGCTTAGACCCCTCTCTCACGTGTGAGCCACGGACTCCACGTAGCCACATGCTGATGCATGGCCTCCTTCCCGACAAGCGATGACATCCTCCCCAATTGATGCCCGATGCACTCCTCCTTGACTGATGCTCAAAGCACCCACTCCCTATAATACCCGTGGCCGCCGACTTGACCGTCGTTGATGTGAGAGACAAGGTGGATCGCCCGAATCGGCTAATGGAGCAGAGACAGTGGCAGAACCAACGAATTTGATTAAGGAGGGCCGAGCAAATATATGACTGtattttttatatgataaaatatatataattatatgtttgaaaatattttaaaaaaatattacacTATTTCTTACCAAAATTATCATATTTAAACAAAAATAGGTGAAATTGATATTTcttgtactataaatattaatatttacatAGGTATTTAAAGGAATGACTAGGCTTGGGGGTAGCCCCTGGTTCTGCCTCTGAGCAGAGAGGATCCTTTGTCCCTCACTTTATTGTCTTAACAATTTTCAATAATGGTCTACTCCAGCAAGGCCCCTACTTGAGTCCCTATAGCTAAATATGGGTGCCCAGACAAAGAGCAACACTCCAGTAGGGCCCCTACTAAAGGCCCCAATTTGGGgtgggcacccaaatcttccgtGCAGACCCCATTCCTGTTGGCCCAACAGCCCAGCCCCCATCCTACGTGGTGTGGCAATTACCTCATCACACCGAACAAACGCAGCTTCGCCCATCTCCCTCCAGCGTTAATTTTCACTACCGCGCTCCCTCCCTCCACCTCTGACCTCCACCGTTGGGCCTCGCCGCCATCCCTTCCGGTGAGAGTGGCCTCTCCTCGATGAGCGGGAATGTTTGACCCAATGACGGTAGCGAAATGTTTGACCCAATGACgagtgggtcccacatgtcattgtcTGTCAGTTTGGATTTGGAGGCCTTCATTTAGGTGGTACTGTTGGAGTAGAAGCAAAAATTTTGGGCACCCAAAAGTAAGGGGAGCACCCAAATAAAAAGTAGGGGCTCTGTTTTGGGgctactgctggagttgcttagcaactccagcccaaatccctaaattaagcccttaaatttttatttacatgctatgataaaaaaagtaggggctcaaattaagacccaactccaacccacctcctaaacaagtaggataaggggttctagatgtgaggggctgaaactataatttaggagggcatggaaaatgggagcccaaataggaggtgggttggagttagTATTTTTAGACCAAGTCCCTAGATTTAGAATATagacttgtttaggaggtgggttggagttgcttTTACAGGCAACAATTTATAAAGGCTCGACGGCCTGTGGGCCACTTTGGGCCCCACCTGTAATACTCTACCCAATTGCATAAATGGATAGTAGTGCGCCATCTTTTACTGAATACACCTTTTTTACTTGACCGCCTTGCCTGGGCCGTTACTCCTCCCCTCGTCGAAGATCTTGCTTGCCCCAAGCAGGTGCAGCTGGGAAATGCCTCCTGATGACATTCTAATCTTCCCATTATGTTTGTgcaatttcctttttttttttgagtttgtaccttgtagtatttttggtaaAACGAATTTCACTTTATGAGAAAGCTGTAACTATGTTTTATGTCTATATAAGTGCACGTGCACCAGTTTCATTCTTGCCCTGCTTTTGTGGCAGTGTGATTTCATTGGATTTAtttacataggccttgtttagttccgaaaagtgaaaagttttcggtaccgtagcactttcgtttgtttgtgacaaatattatctaatcatggactaactaggatcaaaagattcgtctcgtgatttacagctaaactgtgtaattagtttttattttcatctatatttaatgtttcatgcatgtgccacaagattcgatgtgacggggaatcttgaaaactttttggttttcggggtgaactaaacaaggccataatgtGCAAGTTGTCAGACTTGGTCGTTTACTAGTCTATGTACAAGTCAATGCCCGAAAATGCTGAAATAATGCCAGAGTGCGCACCCGGCAGTACTAAGTTAAAAGCTTCCAAGTAACTAAATCTATATCTATCAATTTATATTTCTTGGGTAAACCCATTCATCCCCTTGCCTACTGGGCAGGGCTAGCAATTTCTCTAGTCGCTGGTCCCACACGTAGCAGAGACACACATCAACCTGGCTGTATACTGTCCTGCTGCTTTTATTTGCATGCCAAAATCTGAAGGAGAAAGTTGATGAATGTTTAACGACGTTTCGGCTTATCAATGGTATATATACGTACGTTGCGTGAATTAACTCACTTGAACATAGACTGATGCCCAAACAGAGAACACACATTAATGGTATAGTAATTAACCATCACTTACATGATCTGACACTGATGCCCAAACAGAGAGTCTCACATGATATAATAAGAACCAAGGCGGTTGCACATAATTAACACAGAGAGTCAGAGAGCTAAGAATTTCGCCATGGTGGCCTCTCTACACGCTCTCCCCTGCGccacgctcctcctcctcgtcgtcctcgtcccACACGCGTGCATGTGCATGGCGGCCTCCAATAAAACGACGCTGCAGGACAGGTGCGAGAGCTACGCCGGCGGCGACCGGAGCAGCTTCGACTACGAGTATTGCGCCTGGACGCTGCAGCGCGCCGACAAGGAgggcgccgccaccgccgacgCGCTGGGCCTCGCCGTCATCGCGGCGAGGCTCGCCAGGGCGACGGCCAGCACCACGCGTGTGCCAAGATCGCCGCGCTGCTCCGCAACGAGACGGCGCTCCCGCGCGCGGGGAGTACGCCGCTGCCGTGCCCGCGCGCTGTCAGGCCGCGTTCGCGGCTGCACGGCAGGACTCGCCGCTGGCTGACGGCGACTTCGGGCTCGACGACGAGATCGAGTTGGCGATCGCCATGTTGCCGCCGCCACGGCCATCGCCGCCATATCTATAACCGATGTTGATCGCGCTGGCTGTTGCTTTTTTGGGTACGGATTTGAGCAATAAAATCTTTGACAGTATGCGTGTGATGTACTGATGTTATTGATGTACTGATGTTATTGTTCTTACTCCTATTTCTTTGTGCTTCGATCGAAGTGCGTAGAGAGAGCAAATATATAACACAAAAAGAATTAAAAAAAGGAACAGATAATATGCATATATACATTGTCCTGGCATCTCAGATCGAGTTTACTGTAATGTAAGTTTGTAACCGATGAACACATCCATCACGTACGGTTTGCCTATAGCTAGACACATAATAAATCTACATGGTAATAAGCGCAGCAACTCATAGTACTTGATTGATTGAGTTAGTAAATCAACATGAATCAAGCCAAATAGGTGTATTTTCCGACGATGAGAAGGCCTACTAAATTTCCAGAACACCAACGGCTCCATAGACGACGGCCGGAACAACAAGACGACCTAGCAACAATGAGGTCCAAGCCGACGAGCCCGCATACATTGTTACTGAAAAAGTTGCATGTTCGAATGAGAAAACCAGCATCATCACACCAAAAAAAAACTTACGCCACCATTACAGAATCAATCGATCTGTTGCTCacctgacgacgacgacgacgatggcggCGGCACCTCGGCGGTAGTGAACGTAAACTCAGGTGTCAGCGGCGGGAGCGGCTTGCCTGAGCAGTTGCGGGTGATGGACATGAGGACGGATGCGTCGTCGCCGCCGAGGCACGCGGCGGTGACGTTGACCACGGCGCGGGTGTTGTCGTACTCGGGGCCGCCGATGAGCCTGGCGGCGTCGCCGCGCACGACGTGCATGAGGCAGCACGGCTGCTCCGCCACCGTGCGCCTCACCTGGATGCAGCACGGCGTCGGTACCTCGTCCGACCGGTGCTCGATGAAGTCCAGGCACGACAGCAGCCGCTGCAGCGACGGCGCGCATGTCGTCGTCTCATCACTGCCAggcgccgcagccgcagccgccgtGAATGCTGCGGCGAGCAAGGAGAGGAGGACGACACCGGCGgcgatgatgatgttgatgacCGGCGCCGacgtccgcggcggcggcgccatgcctTGTGCAGTACGTGTGCGGAAGATAATAGGATGTATGTATATGTATGCGCGTAATGGTCAGTTTGACatacagtatatatatatatatatatatagccgcGGAATATGATCCGGCACCGACACGAGAGAGAGAGGGTACGTATTGGGTTGGGTCGTCTAGTCTCTCGCTATATATCTCGAAGGTGCCCTGTTTTGCGGACTGACACGTGGCAGTCTCAAACGTTAAACTCTAATCCAAAGTACAAAATACAGGGGTTGTCGTCGGATGGCCCAAGTCCAGTTCCAGTTCCACGAGCGAACGTTCGCTCGTTTCGAGCCTAGCGGTTGATCCGACGGGAGCTCAGTCACACACACCACACCACGTGCTTGTCCAATCACGTGGGTGGGTCTCTCGTTTGCAGCAAAAGACACCTCCGACCCACATATGATAAAGATATAGAATTAAATGTGAGAAGACTTTGAATTATGATCAAATTAATATGTGAAAATTatgaagtttttttttaaaaaaattatacgaTGTTTTAAAACAAGATAGATAATTCTTACTAAGAATACTTAAGCTAGAAGAGATTAGAATGATAGTAAATTGTGCTTCTTTTACAGTAAGTTAGAAATCATCCAACACCTTTTCAAGTGTCATTATGCCAAAGCATTATGGCATGCTGTATATTTGTATTAGGCATCAAAGCTCCACGTACATGATTTAAATCATCTGTTTAATTCTTGGTCTAAGCAAGGGGTCGATCAAAATATTTGAACTTTGTTATTGACAGGAGCTTCACAGCAGTTTGTTGAGTAATTTGGCTTAGCATGAACGATTTTGTACTACTTGATTTGTACTCTGATGGACTAAGGCCTCTTTGCTAAAGAGGTCCTCTTTGCAGGACCATGGATGACCACTGCACGACTGCACCCCTAGTGTTGGTCTACCAGCTACTCGGGCATGGTGCTGCGGCATGGTTGATTCCGCGTGGGCACGTATGGGTCACATATACCTTATAGTAAATACACCAGAGAGAGTATAGGTACCCTAGAAGGTTACTAACTCTATTATTGTCTCCTCCCATCCTAGGAAAAGGCGAAGACCTCTAGATGCTCAGGACAAGGTTCGCCCGAGATGTCTGTAGACATAAGAACCTGAGCCACATACATATGATTCAAGGAATCAATTGAAGAAGTTCAACCTGAAATTTGGAATGCCCCTAAAGTGAAAACTCTACCTGGAGTTGAGATGGTCCCTGAAGGATTCCATCCTAAAGATGGAAATCTTAAACATTGCCACCTTTTATGTACTCTAATACTTATGTTCCAAAGGCTAAACCTATTGTACCTTATGAAGTATGACATAAAATTGAAGGTTGAAGAAGAGATATAATGAAATTCTTGATACGACCTTCAACTAAACCATCATTTTTTTCACCTTATTTTGTTCTTATCAACAAACAATTCAAAATACCTCGACCTTTTCAGAATAGGTGTAAGTCAAATAGTAACGATTTGAAAACACTTCTTTTCCATTACATATTTTGGAAACCTAAGGGCTGGATTGTATGGATATGGCAATTCAGGATTTCTAGCAGCGCATTTTTTGATGGGCTTCCATCGAATAAAATGTATGATATCTCCCTTCAATTCTTTATGTGGCATATCCAATCAATTAGAATTCAAGTTAAATATCAGTTGGTTATTTGAattgcgggggggggggggtggaatACTCATATTATAAgacttggtgaaataatgtcTAGCAAATTAGTCGAATTTGCAAAAGGGAAGAAGCCAAAACTATTCTCCTTTTTAGAAAAATAGATATATCTAGAATCTTTAAAAGGCCATTTAGATGTTGGAATACCATTAATTCAGTAACCCACCATGAGATCAATTTATTAATTGTAGCATCAACACTTGTAGATATGTTTCTAGTATATGCCATATTTTTTATTGTTATATAGTGATATAGTTACATTTTGTAGTTATTGAAATACTCATATTCTTTAATCTTGTTGTATTGGTGAATTTTTTTGTAAGGATTTTGAGCATAGAATTTATATGAATGTTTTCATTGGTCTAGAATAAAGATttaaatgaagaaagaaatcttAGACTCAAGAAAAAAAGACAAAGACATCTGACATCACTCATCATTGGAGTACATAAGATGATAAACATGCATCCAGTAAGGCAATAACAGCATTGGAGTACATAAAGGCTGCTGCCTTTTGGGCAGTGTAATGGCTACAGTCAGTTTGTAACAGCATATATGGACCTTAATCATTTAATTTGAACTAAACTCTAGGATATTGGATGGATGATGTCACATATATCTAGTTAGTATCTTATTGCAACCCGCTCTAAGATCAATTCATTGTTGCTTCAACACTTGTTGTATGTTCCTAGCATTCTAGTACCTATTTTTTGTTCTCAATAATATAGTCTCACTCCATATTTATTAAAATGCTTATACTCTTTAAAGTATAGTTTTGCATGGCACTCATGAACTTTTGTGAAATTAATTTGGGAATCAAATTTATATGAATGTTTGCTAATATGAGCTTATTACAACCATAATTAGGTGCATAAGAAACAATACAATTGTGTGAAGAAAGACAATATTAGAATcaagaaaaatacaaaatacatcTGGCATCACTCACGACACCCTTCTCATGAGAACATAAAACGATAAACAACCAGCAAGGCCAGTTAGGTACGCGCGTGTGATCCTCTTTAAAAATGTGTGCTGGCTATAGTAAATTTGTAATGGCATAAAAATGTATGCGTGCTCTGCTTTAAACAACCCAAGAATATTTAGGTAAAACACATCCGAAGGTGGAGACTTTTAGGTGACACGTATTTTACAATTCCTTCGCTCTTTTATAATAATAAGAtaagatatatatagatagatagaatagATAAGCAGATAGCTAGATAGACAAATAGatagatatagatagattatgaaGATGGGCCACTAATTACAACCATGACTTAGTGTAGAAGAAACAATTGATTGAAGAAAGAAAATCTTAGGCTCAAGGAAAAGACAAAAGACATCTAACAGCATCATAGCACATTAAGGACGCCATCTGGGCAGTGTATAGTGGCTACAGCCAGTTTGTAACGGCATAAAAATTCTGTGTGCTCCTCTGTAAACCACCCGAGAATATCTGTGTGCTGCTACACAACCTACGCAAGTATATAAGAAGGGTATCCCGTACCTAGTCTCATCTATATCTTCAGCCTGCAGCATAACACTCCGGCCATTCCATCTGAAGGCTGAAATGGGTCTCTCCACCAAACTTTTTGCggtcctcctcctgctcctcattGGTGGTTATACTGGTATGTCACCATAAATACATGCCGCTAGGTAATGGAGTAGATTGTAAGGCTTCGAATTTTGCAAGATTCTATATATGGAACTATCGCAAGATATTGTGAAGCCACACACACATTAGAACAACGTTTAAATCCATCAAATACATAGATATGGTGGTAACTGACCGACTCCGGCCGCACAAAGTCATCCAAGAAATGTAAATGATTTGATGTTGCTTTgtgtttgtgtttgcagatacgCAGCTGGGACCGGTGACTATGGCACTGGCGAGGAAGTGTGAGTCGCCGAGCCACCGCTTCCAGGGACCCTGCTCCAGAGACGCAAACTGCGCAACCGTTTGCCGGACTGAAGGTTTTACCGGTGGCAAGTGCAAAGGCCTACGCCACCGCTGCTTCTGTACCAAGGACTGCTAGTTGCCTCGCGTCCTGCTCCTGCATGCATATGTATGCATGTCCTGAACGCATCAGGAGAATATGTATGCATTACCAAATGGCAGTAGTACATGAATGAAGTAAATAATGGAACGCGTCTGTTTTGGACCTTGAAGTGTTGAGAGCATCTTCTTTCTTATGAACAAGTGTTGAGAGCTTAAGCCCGTACTTCGGTATTTATTAGTAAACGAACTCTAAAGTCAAATATCTTTGTTCCTCGAACTATTAAAACAGCACGGCGTTGGGTCTGGTCTGGGGTGATGCTATATAAAAAGAGAGAGTATTCTGGCATCACTTTTGACACTGCAACCACTGATGCTAGAGCTTATTAGGAGCTTAGAAACTTGGAGCAAATCAAGTTGAGGAATCCGGCCGCGCCTATCGATTAAGCAAAGAGGAAAATTAAAGATGCAGGGTCCTCTACTCTACTTCGTTCAATACATTGCCTTGTTTATCTTTTTGACTATGTGATGGAACCCAGCAGACAACAGTGGTGCC encodes:
- the LOC8069153 gene encoding uncharacterized protein LOC8069153 produces the protein MASQIESHRSGAEVVSGDDAMCRKKSVELLEELSLPKGLLPMEDLQEFGYNRATGFMWLVQRKKKVEHTFKKIKQTVSYASEVTAFVEKGKLRKITGVKTKELMLWLSVVEVYVPETSPENVTFKTGTGLSDSFNAAAFALGE
- the LOC8069154 gene encoding uncharacterized protein LOC8069154 gives rise to the protein MVASLHALPCATLLLLVVLVPHACMCMAASNKTTLQDRCESYAGGDRSSFDYEYCAWTLQRADKEGAATADALGLAVIAARLARATASTTRAAFAAARQDSPLADGDFGLDDEIELAIAMLPPPRPSPPYL
- the LOC8081801 gene encoding defensin Ec-AMP-D1, with product MGLSTKLFAVLLLLLIGGYTDTQLGPVTMALARKCESPSHRFQGPCSRDANCATVCRTEGFTGGKCKGLRHRCFCTKDC